The Algoriphagus sp. TR-M9 genome has a window encoding:
- a CDS encoding OmpA family protein translates to MKKTLTLLSITAAMVFGSLGTAEAQKSKLRYADQQMELMNYQHALEVYEEAYAKKPTYGTSKKIAEAQDILRDYDSSYAWWKTTVGYEEADYGDYAQYLRSAQLSGNMEEAAGMLSEKGVDADSVPGVPELLTVASKRKVKLEPAEGLNSEGSDFGLSKDGKGNSYFVSDRGGSYPSEMPGLRIDGRNQYFSEEKNDFTDREYFSVYRRDSTGTISEVVSNVPDTYNFSDPSYDKEEGVLFYSVTRGIKKVKKENQITVQPEIYYSRLNQDGVLEGFTPVPFNDSIGYAVMNPFVDGEAQRLYFTSDMPGGQGGYDLYYSEYDGEMNFGPPVNLGPEINTEGNESHAFRREDKFYFSSTGHQGAGGMDVFQADYTPSQFSNVQNMGIPVNSLADDFAYRIIEGEDGKTETYLSSNRKGGMGLDDIYTIQDVYKQFLARVIDCEGVVITDSYLATLRDKTQNGNVETQRNGKGELTAELEPESDFGIVISKPGYFSISDESITTKGFEGDTVRREYTLTPIPYQLPVYVDIVYYDLDKFVIREDAKPALDKLGEIMGEYPFLDLIVASHTDSRASDEYNITLSNNRAKAVTEYMAQHNISADRIRLEWFGEQELVNDCGNGIPCSEDAHQLNRRSELTLEAFPDPSKQYEIPESFQDMDFCDPEAIFEAIQKELEAIPTIYFDFDKSMLRSVHKKELERTAIMLKKMPNLMLYIEGHTDQRGSEEYNQPLSERRAEAVKRYLLDRGVEEGRMEETWFGETRPVNDCNELTCTEAMHQLNRRTELRVGKSSYTYSGRKKKVDVL, encoded by the coding sequence ATGAAAAAGACACTAACACTACTCAGTATTACAGCAGCGATGGTCTTTGGATCACTGGGAACCGCCGAGGCACAGAAGAGCAAGCTCCGGTACGCCGACCAGCAGATGGAGCTGATGAACTACCAGCATGCGCTGGAAGTGTACGAAGAAGCCTACGCGAAGAAGCCCACGTACGGGACGTCAAAGAAGATCGCCGAGGCACAGGACATATTACGTGACTACGACAGTTCTTATGCCTGGTGGAAGACCACAGTAGGGTATGAAGAAGCCGACTACGGTGACTATGCGCAATACCTCCGATCAGCCCAGCTGAGCGGGAATATGGAAGAGGCCGCTGGAATGCTTTCCGAGAAAGGGGTGGATGCAGACAGTGTTCCGGGAGTTCCGGAGCTGCTGACCGTGGCGAGCAAGCGAAAAGTGAAGCTGGAGCCCGCCGAAGGGCTGAACTCCGAAGGCTCGGACTTCGGCCTGTCCAAGGACGGGAAGGGGAACAGCTACTTTGTCTCCGACAGAGGGGGCAGCTACCCGAGTGAGATGCCCGGCTTACGGATAGACGGCCGGAACCAATACTTCAGCGAAGAGAAGAACGACTTCACCGACCGGGAATACTTCAGCGTGTACCGCAGGGACAGTACCGGCACCATCAGCGAAGTGGTTTCCAACGTACCGGACACGTACAATTTTTCCGACCCCAGCTACGACAAGGAGGAGGGCGTGCTGTTCTACTCGGTGACCAGGGGGATAAAGAAAGTAAAGAAAGAGAACCAGATCACCGTCCAGCCCGAGATCTATTACAGCAGGCTGAACCAGGACGGTGTGCTGGAAGGCTTTACGCCGGTACCGTTCAACGACTCGATCGGCTATGCGGTGATGAACCCCTTTGTGGACGGCGAGGCGCAACGGCTGTACTTCACCTCCGACATGCCCGGGGGCCAGGGGGGCTATGACCTGTACTATTCAGAATATGACGGAGAGATGAACTTCGGTCCCCCGGTTAACCTGGGCCCGGAGATCAATACCGAAGGCAATGAATCCCATGCCTTCCGGAGGGAGGACAAGTTTTACTTCAGCTCCACCGGCCACCAGGGAGCCGGAGGGATGGACGTGTTCCAGGCCGACTACACCCCGAGCCAGTTCAGCAATGTGCAGAACATGGGCATCCCGGTGAACTCCCTGGCCGATGACTTTGCCTATAGGATCATCGAAGGGGAAGACGGCAAGACCGAGACCTACCTGTCCTCCAACCGGAAAGGCGGGATGGGGCTGGATGACATCTATACGATCCAGGACGTGTACAAGCAGTTTCTGGCGCGTGTGATCGACTGCGAAGGCGTGGTGATCACCGACAGCTACCTGGCGACCCTGAGGGACAAGACCCAGAACGGCAACGTAGAGACCCAAAGAAACGGCAAGGGAGAGCTGACGGCCGAACTGGAGCCGGAGAGTGACTTCGGTATAGTGATCAGCAAGCCGGGGTACTTCAGCATCAGCGACGAGAGCATCACGACCAAGGGCTTCGAAGGGGACACAGTGCGTAGAGAGTACACCCTGACACCTATCCCTTACCAGCTTCCGGTGTATGTGGACATCGTGTACTATGACCTGGACAAGTTTGTGATCCGCGAGGATGCGAAGCCAGCCCTGGACAAGCTGGGCGAGATCATGGGGGAATATCCGTTCCTGGACCTGATCGTCGCCTCCCATACCGACTCCAGAGCGAGTGACGAATACAACATTACCCTGTCCAACAATAGGGCGAAAGCAGTGACCGAATACATGGCACAGCACAACATCTCCGCCGACCGCATCCGTCTGGAATGGTTCGGGGAGCAGGAACTGGTGAACGACTGCGGCAACGGCATTCCGTGTAGCGAAGATGCGCACCAGCTGAACAGAAGATCTGAACTGACCCTGGAGGCCTTCCCAGATCCGAGCAAGCAGTATGAGATCCCTGAGAGCTTCCAGGACATGGACTTCTGTGATCCGGAGGCGATCTTTGAGGCGATCCAAAAAGAACTGGAGGCGATCCCAACGATCTACTTCGACTTTGACAAGAGCATGCTGCGGAGCGTGCACAAGAAGGAGCTGGAGCGCACGGCGATCATGCTGAAGAAGATGCCGAACCTGATGCTGTACATCGAGGGGCATACCGACCAGCGTGGATCCGAAGAGTACAACCAGCCGCTGTCCGAGCGCCGGGCCGAGGCCGTGAAGCGCTACCTGCTGGACAGAGGCGTGGAAGAGGGCCGGATGGAAGAGACCTGGTTTGGGGAGACCCGGCCGGTGAACGACTGCAATGAGCTGACCTGTACCGAGGCGATGCACCAGCTGAACCGAAGGACCGAACTGAGAGTAGGCAAATCCTCCTACACCTACTCAGGTAGAAAAAAGAAAGTTGATGTGTTGTAA
- a CDS encoding PorP/SprF family type IX secretion system membrane protein, with translation MKTLFKIIGMSLMVTLLGTGWTFGQQLPQFSQYIFNGLHVNPGYAGYKGEPYIQSTYRSQWINFPGAPETFTVTADLAANEGTMGFGVSFLSDNLGPAKTTGGLLTYAYRIQTGSKSFLGLGVSAGFSQYAIDGSMLDPNDYPDSEIPDGRINLTTPNLNTGLFFHNDRFYAGFSMYNMIGKKSLEREDVALAYHDFHYYLTAGYLFDLGKAVKFKPSFLIKEVKGAPTNYDLNAMFLFYERIWVGGSYRSNLKLWNDNLEENLSKRNAVAAIVEIFATERLRIGYAYDHNLNVLSNYRNNSHELSVGYYLIPRKAVMKNQRWF, from the coding sequence ATGAAAACTCTTTTTAAAATCATAGGGATGTCCTTGATGGTCACCCTACTGGGCACGGGATGGACTTTTGGGCAACAGCTTCCCCAGTTCAGTCAGTATATATTCAACGGATTGCATGTAAACCCGGGCTATGCGGGCTACAAGGGAGAGCCGTATATCCAGAGCACGTACCGCAGCCAGTGGATCAATTTTCCTGGAGCACCTGAGACGTTCACGGTTACCGCGGACCTGGCAGCTAACGAGGGCACGATGGGTTTTGGGGTATCGTTTTTGAGCGACAACCTGGGTCCTGCGAAGACGACTGGAGGGCTTTTGACGTACGCCTACCGTATCCAGACAGGGTCGAAGAGCTTTTTGGGTCTTGGAGTGAGTGCGGGATTCAGCCAGTACGCTATAGACGGGAGCATGCTGGATCCGAACGACTATCCGGACAGCGAGATTCCTGACGGGCGGATCAACCTGACGACTCCGAACCTGAACACAGGTCTGTTCTTCCACAACGACCGTTTCTATGCGGGTTTCAGTATGTACAACATGATCGGCAAGAAGTCCCTGGAGCGTGAGGATGTTGCGCTGGCCTACCACGATTTCCACTACTACCTGACAGCAGGTTACCTGTTTGACCTGGGCAAGGCAGTGAAGTTCAAGCCGAGCTTTTTGATCAAGGAAGTAAAAGGAGCGCCGACGAACTACGACCTGAACGCGATGTTCCTGTTCTACGAGCGGATCTGGGTTGGAGGCAGCTACCGCAGCAACCTGAAGCTGTGGAACGACAACCTGGAGGAGAACCTGAGCAAGCGGAACGCAGTGGCGGCGATCGTGGAGATCTTCGCGACCGAGCGTCTGCGTATCGGCTATGCGTATGACCATAACCTGAACGTGCTGAGCAACTACCGTAACAACTCCCACGAGCTTTCAGTAGGTTACTATCTGATTCCTAGAAAAGCAGTAATGAAAAACCAAAGATGGTTCTGA